From a single Apium graveolens cultivar Ventura chromosome 2, ASM990537v1, whole genome shotgun sequence genomic region:
- the LOC141707410 gene encoding DNA ligase 1, whose translation MFTLHSRLFLLPRAPNLSTLSHRLSLILKPNYSIVLKPLFLTNPNFNSIMSSSRPSAFDALMSKARAAAKKKPQSEASPTKKRKTQELVSPKVVENSSLDSAHQVFDKKPKPENVGECVESEGTEVLVNGCEKGKINLSLDDKLVVKKAGAVSLDESVVELKKKAASFDPKKAAFWGEGEKVPFSFVARVFDAISKESGRIVITEIVCNMLRTVIQTSPDDLVPVVYLLANRIAPAHEGLELGIGDASIIKALAEACGCKEAQIKKQYKDLGDLGLVAKASRSSQSLMRKPEALTVTKVFNTFQLIAKESGKDSQEKKKNHIKALLVAATDFEPLYMIRLLQTKLRIGLAEQTLLAALGHAAYYSEKRFKAPANIDSPLEEAAKIVKQVYSVIPVYDKIIPAILTGGVWDLPKTCNFSPGVPVGPMLAKPTKGVSEILDKFQDMEFTCEYKYDGERAQIHYMGNGTVEIYSRNAERNTGKFPDVVSAISRLKKSSVTSFVLDCELVAYDREKKKILPFQILSTRARKNVVISDIKVEVCIFAFDILYLNGQTLLQEQLNVRKEHLYESFEEEPGYFQFATAKTSTDLEEIQKFLEDSVDASCEGLIIKTLSRDATYEPSKRSNNWLKLKKDYMESIGDSLDLVPIAAFHGRGKRTGVYGAFLLACYDSNNEVFQTICKIGTGFTEEVLEQRSTSLRSKVIPKAKSYYSYADKISPDVWFEPTEVWEVKAADLTISPVYCAAIGIVDSDKGISLRFPRLVRIREDKTPEQASSSELVADMYNAQKHTQKHNEDDDKDE comes from the exons ATGTTTACACTCCACTCACGACTCTTTCTCCTCCCTCGCGCACCCAATCTCTCCACTCTCTCTCATCGTCTCTCTCTAATTCTCAAACCCAATTATTCAATTGTTCTCAAACCCCTTTTTCTaacaaaccctaatttcaattcCATCATGTCTTCTTCACGCCCCTCTGCTTTCGATGCTTTAATGTCAAAAGCTCGGGCCGCTGCGAAGAAAAAACCGCAATCCGAGGCTTCTCCGACCAAGAAACGCAAAACCCAGGAATTAGTTTCTCCGAAAGTGGTCGAGAATTCAAGTTTGGATAGTGCACACCAGGTGTTTGATAAAAAGCCTAAACCAGAAAATGTGGGGGAATGTGTTGAGAGTGAGGGGACTGAGGTTTTGGTAAATGGTTGTGAGAAAGGGAAGATTAATTTGAGTTTGGATGACAAATTGGTGGTTAAGAAGGCGGGGGCCGTTAGTTTGGATGAGAGTGTTGTAGAGTTGAAGAAGAAGGCGGCGAGTTTTGATCCGAAGAAAGCTGCATTTTGGGGGGAGGGTGAGAAAGTGCCTTTTTCGTTTGTGGCTAGAGTGTTTGATGCTATTAGTAAGGAGTCGGGTAGGATTGTGATCACGGAGATTGTGTGTAATATGTTGAGGACTGTGATACAGACGTCGCCGGATGATTTAGTTCCGGTTGTTTATCTTTTGGCAAATAGGATTGCTCCTGCTCATGAGGGGTTGGAGCTTGGAATTGGGGATGCGAGTATTATTAAAGCTCTGGCTGAAGCTTGTGGATGCAAAGAAGCTCAGATTAAGAAGCAGTATAAA GATTTGGGAGACTTGGGTTTGGTTGCAAAAGCCAGCCGTTCATCACAGTCTTTAATGCGTAAACCCGAGGCATTAACTGTCACTAAGGTCTTTAACACTTTTCAGCTCATTGCCAAG GAATCTGGAAAGGATAGTCAAGAGAAGAAAAAAAACCATATTAAGGCACTTCTTGTTGCTGCAACTGATTTTGAGCCTCTCTATATGATCCGCTTGCTTCAG ACAAAATTACGAATTGGTTTGGCAGAGCAAACTTTGTTGGCTGCTCTGGGTCATGCTGCTTATTACAGTGAAAAACGTTTCAAAGCTCCTGCAAATATAGATTCTCCTCTGGAAGAG GCCGCAAAGATTGTTAAACAAGTTTACTCTGTGATTCCTGTCTATGACAAAATAATCCCTGCCATTCTTACTGGTGGTGTATGGGATCTTCCAAAGACATGCAATTTTTCACCTGGTGTTCCTGTTGGGCCAATGCTGGCAAAACCAACTAAAGGAGTGTCTGAGATTTTGGATAAGTTTCAAGATATGGAATTCACATGCGAGTACAAGTATGATGGAGAACGTGCTCAG ATACACTATATGGGGAATGGTACAGTCGAGATATACAGTCGAAATGCTGAAAGAAATACTGGAAAGTTTCCAGATGTTGTTTCTGCTATTTCAAG ACTAAAGAAGTCATCTGTTACTTCATTTGTTTTGGATTGCGAACTTGTCGCTTATGACCGTGAGAAAAAGAAAATCTTACCTTTCCAG ATTTTAAGCACACGTGCTCGTAAAAATGTTGTGATAAGTGACATCAAAGTTGAAGTTTGCATTTTTGCATTCGATATTCTATATCTGAATGGTCAGACACTTCTGCAGGAGCAACTTAATGTTCGCAAGGAA CATCTCTACGAGTCATTTGAGGAAGAACCTGGCTATTTTCAGTTTGCTACAGCAAAAACATCCACCGATCTTGAGGAAATACAAAAGTTTCTTGAGGATTCTGTTGATGCAAG CTGTGAGGgattgattatcaaaacattaaGTAGAGATGCTACATATGAACCTTCAAAGAGGTCAAATAACTGGCTAAAACTGAAGAAAGATTACATGGAAAG TATTGGCGATTCACTTGATCTAGTACCTATTGCTGCTTTCCATGGCCGAGGAAAACGAACTG GAGTATATGGAGCGTTTCTTCTTGCATGTTATGATAGCAACAATGAAGTATTCCAAACCATTTGTAAAATCG GCACTGGATTTACTGAAGAAGTGCTTGAGCAGAGATCTACCAGTCTTCGTTCAAAAGTGATCCCAAAGGCAAAG TCCTACTACAGTTACGCGGATAAGATTTCTCCAGATGTATGGTTCGAACCAACGGAG GTTTGGGAGGTCAAAGCCGCAGATTTGACTATCAGTCCTGTCTATTGTGCTGCCATTGGTATTGTGGATTCTGACAAG GGTATCTCTCTCCGATTTCCTCGGCTTGTTCGTATCCGAGAAGATAAGACACCAGAGcaagcttcatcatcagaattg GTAGCTGATATGTATAATGCTCAGAAGCACACCCAAAAGCACAACGAAGATGATGATAAAGACGAGTGA